The Phoenix dactylifera cultivar Barhee BC4 chromosome 17, palm_55x_up_171113_PBpolish2nd_filt_p, whole genome shotgun sequence genome contains a region encoding:
- the LOC103717561 gene encoding uncharacterized protein LOC103717561, which yields MRMDTSLIPQNNHGTMVEEEELGSTSSSSDNFLGSSDSLDDATSSTSSSSLSNKDDQFEDGPLYEMSSLIAQLPFKRGLSKFYNGKSQSFTSLSNVRSLEDLAKPERLYRKKAKLSKSYGGGLDGRKSLSPYGRSKTITKKVSRGPSFSPSAGSRPPIPPQKSSNFF from the exons ATGAGAATGGATACTTCTTTGATCCCACAAAACAACCATGGGACCATGGTTGAGGAGGAGGAACTTGGGTCCACGTCTTCTTCCTCGGATAACTTTTTGGGGTCATCGGACTCTTTGGATGATGCAACCTCTTCTACTTCTTCCTCATCACTGTCGAATAAGGACGACCAATTTGAAGATGGACCTCTGTATGAGATGTCTTCCCTCATAGCCCAACTTCCCTTCAA GAGAGGGCTGTCAAAGTTTTATAATGGGAAATCTCAGTCATTCACATCTTTATCCAATGTGAGGAGCTTGGAGGATCTTGCCAAGCCAGAGAGGCTGTACAGGAAAAAAGCCAAGCTATCCAAGAGCTATGGAGGGGGCTTGGACGGTCGGAAATCACTGTCCCCCTATGGGCGTTCCAAAACCATCACAAAGAAGGTTTCAAGGGGTCCCTCGTTTTCACCGAGTGCAGGGAGTAGGCCCCCCATTCCCCCACAGAAATCTAGCAACTTTTTCTAG
- the LOC103717548 gene encoding protein DJ-1 homolog D — MAAQKRVLLFCGDHVEDYEVMVPFQALQAYGIAVDAVCPGKKAGEICRTAVHQGTGHQTYSESRGHNFTLNAAFDEIDVSKYDGLVIPGGRAPEYLAMNGSVLDVVSKFSDSGKAIASICHGQLILAAAGLVKGRKCTAYPPVKPVLVAAGGDWVEPETMAKCVADGKLITGATYEGHPEFISLFVKALGGTITGSDKKILFLCGDYMEDYEVMVPFQSLQSLGCVVDAVCPNKGAGEKCPTAIHDFEGDQTYSEKPGHDFTLTASFESLDASSYDALVIPGGRAPEYLALNDKVIALVKEFMANGKPVASICHGQQILSAAGVLKGKKCTAYPAVKLNVVLAGATWLEPEPIDRCFTDGNLVTGAAWPGHPEFISQLMALLGIKVTF, encoded by the exons ATGGCAGCTCAGAAGAGGGTTCTTTTATTCTGCGGAGACCATGTAGAAGACTACGAG GTGATGGTGCCGTTCCAAGCGCTGCAAGCGTATGGAATCGCCGTGGATGCCGTTTGCCCCGGAAAGAAAGCCGGCGAGATTTGCCGCACCGCCGTTCATCAGGGTACTGGCCATCAG ACATATTCGGAATCAAGAGGTCATAACTTCACGCTTAATGCAGCATTTGATGAGATTGATGTGAGCAAATACGATGGGTTGGTAATACCTGGAGGCCGGGCGCCGGAGTATCTTGCGATGAATGGATCGGTTTTGGATGTCGTATCGAAGTTTTCCGATTCTGGAAAAGCAATTGCTTCGATTTGCCACGGACAGCTGATCTTGGCAGCTGCGGGATTGGTGAAGGGTCGGAAGTGCACAGCTTATCCCCCTGTAAAGCCAGTTCTCGTTGCTGCCGGTGGTGACTGGGTGGAACCGGAGACGATGGCGAAATGCGTCGCTGATGGTAAGCTTATAACAGGAGCAACATATGAAGGTCATCCTGAATTTATCAGCCTTTTTGTCAAAGCACTGGGAGGCACCATAACGGGCTCCGATAAAAAGATTTTGTTCCTCTGTGGG GATTACATGGAGGATTATGAGGTAATGGTTCCGTTTCAATCACTCCAATCTCTTGGTTGCGTGGTTGATGCAGTCTGCCCCAACAAAGGTGCAGGTGAAAAGTGTCCAACGGCCATCCATGACTTTGAGGGTGACCAGACTTACAGTGAAAAGCCAGGCCATGACTTCACCCTTACAgcatcttttgaaagtttggaTGCTTCGAGCTATGATGCATTAGTGATACCTGGAGGGCGTGCCCCAGAGTACCTTGCATTAAATGATAAAGTCATCGCTTTGGTGAAGGAGTTTATGGCTAATGGAAAGCCAGTTGCATCTATTTGCCATGGACAGCAGATCTTATCAGCTGCTGGAGTTCTTAAG GGAAAAAAATGCACAGCATACCCTGCTGTGAAGCTTAATGTGGTGCTGGCAGGAGCAACATGGTTGGAGCCCGAGCCCATAGATCGTTGCTTTACCGATGGCAATCTAGTGACCGGTGCAGCTTGGCCTGGGCACCCGGAGTTCATATCTCAGCTTATGGCTTTGCTTGGTATCAAGGTCACATTCTAA